A region from the Streptomyces lydicus genome encodes:
- a CDS encoding pilus assembly protein TadG-related protein, protein MPATIPRRRRDAGQAFPLYIVAVAGLLFLALAFFAVGQAATTRNGAQTAADAAALAAGQQYRDLLTKTFFDGLRDGSYQSNRAVWKDLLNGRGVSSDTACERAGWFAGRNGADLSGTRTGSGSGCVAGSWPTSFAVAVKTRNPVGNSVIPMTKSAYGEAKAKSVVKPRCTLDPATDGPGGTGATGGTGKTDGKSGEGGKDGKDGKGGKDKDAPKATPLEITCDGKRWTLDPDDLRHLPDASDLFSVRLAQ, encoded by the coding sequence GTGCCGGCCACCATCCCGCGCCGTCGGCGCGACGCCGGGCAGGCCTTCCCGCTCTACATCGTTGCGGTCGCGGGCCTGCTCTTTCTCGCGCTCGCCTTCTTCGCCGTCGGGCAGGCCGCGACCACCCGCAACGGTGCCCAGACCGCCGCCGACGCGGCCGCGCTCGCCGCCGGCCAGCAGTACCGCGATCTGCTGACCAAGACCTTCTTCGACGGCCTCCGCGACGGGAGCTACCAGAGCAACCGGGCCGTGTGGAAAGACCTGCTGAACGGGCGCGGCGTCTCGTCCGACACGGCCTGCGAGCGCGCGGGCTGGTTCGCCGGACGCAACGGCGCCGACCTCTCCGGTACCCGGACCGGCTCCGGTTCCGGCTGCGTCGCGGGCTCCTGGCCCACCTCCTTCGCCGTCGCGGTCAAAACCCGGAACCCGGTGGGCAATTCCGTCATCCCGATGACCAAAAGCGCCTATGGGGAGGCCAAGGCGAAGTCCGTCGTCAAGCCCCGCTGCACCCTCGACCCCGCCACGGACGGCCCGGGGGGTACGGGCGCCACGGGAGGCACGGGCAAAACCGACGGCAAGAGCGGCGAGGGGGGCAAGGACGGGAAGGACGGGAAGGGCGGTAAGGACAAGGACGCCCCCAAGGCCACGCCCCTGGAGATCACCTGCGACGGAAAACGCTGGACGCTCGACCCCGACGACCTCCGGCATCTCCCCGACGCCTCCGACCTCTTCTCCGTACGCCTCGCCCAGTGA